The genomic window AGATAGGCCGCGAAGGGCTCCCCACGATGTGAGCCTCACCACGTGCGGTCCTCTGGCATGGTCCTGGTGACGGCGCGTGCGGTTCACTGTGCGAATGACCTCAGCGACGCCGTCGTCCTCTGAAGCGCTCACCCGGCCCGAGAGGTTGGACCGGCTGCCGTTCACCCGCAAGCACGGGCGACTGGTCCTCGGCTCCGGCATCGGCTGGGCGCTGGACGCCATGGACGTCGGCCTGATCTCCTTCATCATGGCCGCGCTGATCGGCCAGTGGGCGCTGTCCCCGACGGAGGTCAGCTGGCTGGGGTCCATCGGCTTCGTCGGGATGGCCCTGGGCGCCTCTCTCGGCGGCCTGCTCGCCGACCGCATCGGCCGGCGGTCCGTCTTTGCGCTGACGCTGCTGGTCTATGGCCTGGCCACCGGAGCCTCCGCGCTCGCCGGTGGGCTGGCCGTGCTGCTGGTGCTGCGCTTCATCGTCGGTCTGGGACTGGGCGCCGAGCTGCCGGTGGCCTCGACGCTGGTCAGCGAGTTCGCGCCCGCCAAGATCCGCGGGCGGATGGTCGTCATCCTCGAGGCGTTCTGGGCGGTGGGCTGGCTGCTCGCCGCGCTCATCGCCTATTTTGTGGTGCCGCTGTCCGACGACGGGTGGCGCTGGGCGTTTGCGCTCGGGGTGGTCCCCGCCCTCTATGCCGTCGTCGTGCGCCGCGGGCTGCCCGAGTCCGTCCGCTTCCTGGAGGCCAAGGGCCGCCACGCCGAGGCTGAGGCCGTGGTGCGTGACTTTGAGGAGTCGGCCGGCGTGGCGGCACCCATGCAGCAGGCGCCGGCGCAGGAGTCACCCGGCCTCACGTCATACGACTCAGGGCCGCAGGGCGGCGAGAGCACGGCAACCACGACGGCTGCCCAGCCGGGCCTCGGTGACCTGTTCGGCGCGGTGCTGCGGCGTCGCACGACCGCCCTGTGGGTGACCTGGTTCGGCGTGAACTTCGCCTACTACGGGGCCTTCATCTGGATCCCCTCGCTGCTGTTCACCGAGGGCTTCACACTGGTCAAGTCCTTCCAGTTCACGCTGATCATCACGCTCGCCCAGCTGCCGGGCTATGCGCTCGCGGCGGTCCTGATCGAGGTCTGGGGCCGACGCGCGACGCTGGCCACCTTCCTGGCTGCCTCAGCGGTGTCGGCGGTTGCGTTCGGGCAGGCCGAGTCCGACACGACGCTGCTGGTGGCCGGGTGTGCGTTGTCGATGGCCAACCTGGGTGCCTGGGGCGCGTTGTATGCCGTGACGCCAGAGGTCTATCCCACCCAGGTCCGTGCGACCGGAGCCGGCTGGGCTGCGGCCTTCGGACGGATAGCCTCGATCATCGCCCCGCTGCTGGTGCCGGTGCTGCACCGGGCCGGGGGCCTGGGGCTGATCTTTGCGGTGCTCGGCGCGGCGTTCCTGATGGCCATGGTGGCCGCCCTGTTCCTGCCGGAGATGACCGGCGAGGAGCTGGTGGACTAGCGGCGGTCACCGCCACGGCGCTCCATCAGGTCCAGAAGATGACCGCGGCGACCCAGAGACCGATGATGATGACGGCGGTCGCGCCCTCGATCAGGATGTTGAGGCCGACCGCCTTGAGAGCATGCTTGGTGGCGCTCCACGCCTGCGCGTGGCCGCCGCGGCGCCCCCGCTCGACCAGGTAGATCCCGAGCGGGAAGCCGATCAGGGCCCCCACCACGGGGATGAGGAAGGCGCACACGATCGCCACCAGCACGCCGATGACCAGGGTCGAGGTCCGCACCCCAGCCCGACGCATCCGCTTGCCGGGGATGAGGAACTCCAGCACCATGCACGCGAGGAAGAGGGCGATCGAGATGCCCATCACCCACCAGGCGGCCTCGTGCTGCAGCTCGAAGGCCCAGATCACGACACCGACCAGGATGAGCAGCAGGCCGGGCAGCACCGGGATGACGATCCCGATCAGGCCCACGACCATGAGTGCGGCGACGATCCACTCGACGGCTGACATGCGACTCCTTGCTGGCGTGGCGACGCCCGCGGTTAACGTCGCCCGCGGACGACAAACGACCGATAGCCCTCCGGCTACCGGTCGTTAGTGTCTCAGGTGCGGGTTGACCCCGCGCTCACTCCGCGCCCAGGGGCTCCGGGGCGCCTGCGGGCTCGTGCAGGCGGTGGCTCTCGTCCTGGATGCGCACGTCGTCGCCGAGGTCACGCAGCTTCTCGATGTGCTTGCGCCCGTGGTGGGCGCAGAAGAGGAGCTCGAGGCCATCGCCAAGCGTCGCTCGGATGTATGCCTGGGCGCCGCAGCGGTCGCAGCGGTCAGACACCGTCAGTTCGGGTGCAAGGGTCGTGTTCACGTCGATCTCCCTAACTCTCGTCGCAACGCCTCGTCTGTCACTGATCACAACAGTCAAGCACGCAGTCCTGTTCCTGTGACGCTCAAACGCCGTCCACGGTTGCTTTTCCGCTATCGGCACAACGGGTGCGCAACCGGCTCCAGCCGCGCCTGCGGGGTGCTGTCGGCGGCGCGGGTTAACCTGCTTGCGACCCCTGGACAAAGGAGCACTCACCCGTGGCGCAGGACTACTCAGCCAGACACCTGCAGGTTCTCGAGGGCCTGGAGGCAGTCCGCAAACGCCCGGGGATGTATGTCGGGTCGACCGACTCCCGCGGTCTCATGCACTGCCTGTGGGAGATCATCGACAACTCCGTCGACGAGGCGCTGGGCGAGTTCGGTGACCGGATCGAGGTCATCCTGCTGGCCGACGGGTCGGTCGAGGTGCGCGACAACGGGCGCGGCATCCCGATCGACGTGGAGCCGCGCACCGGGCTGACCGGGGTCGAGGTCGTCTTCACCAAGCTGCACGCCGGTGGCAAGTTCGGCGGCGGCTCCTACACCGCCTCTGGTGGTCTGCACGGTGTCGGCGCGTCGGTGGTCAACGCCCTGTCCGCACGACTCGACGTCGAGGTGGACCGGGGCGGCAAGACCCACCTGATGAGCTTCCGCCGTGGCGAGCCGGGCGTCTTCACCGACCGTGGCGAGCCGAGCCCGGACGCCCCGTTCGAGCCGTTCGAGCGCACTTCCGAGCTGCGCACCAAGGGCCGTCTGAAGCGTGGTGTGACGGGCACCCGCATCCGCTACTGGGCCGATGAGCAGATCTTCCTGAAGTCCGCGCAGTTCTCCTACGACGAGCTGGTCTCCCGGGCCCGGCAGACCGCCTTCCTGGTCCCTGGGCTGACCATGGTGCTGAGGGACGAGCGGGGGGAGGATCCCTCGCAGGAGGAGTTCACCTATGACGGTGGCATCACCGAGTTCGCCGAGTTCCTGGCGGCGGACCCGCCGGTCACCGACACGTGGCGGCTGCAGGGCAGCGGAACCTTCACCGAGACCGTCCCGGTGCTCGACTCCAAGGGGCACATGACGCCCAAGGAGGTCGAGCGCGACTGCGCGGTCGACGTCGCGGTGCGCTGGGGGAGTGGCTATGAGACCACGGCCCGCAGCTTCGTCAACATCATCGCCACGCCCAAGGGCGGCACGCACGTGGCCGGCTTCGAACAGGCGGTGCTCAAGGTCTTCAAGAAGCAGCTCGAGACCAACGCGCGCCGCCTCAAGGTCGGCAACGACAAGGTCGAGAAGGACGACATCCTGGCAGGCCTGACCGCGGTCGTCACGGTCCGCCTGGCCGAGCCCCAGTTCGAGGGCCAGACCAAGGAGGTGCTCGGCACCAGCGCGGTCCGTTCGATCGTGTCCAAGGTGGTCGAGACGGAGCTGCTCGGGGTCCTCACCTCGACCAAGCGTGACCTCAAGAGCCAGTCGAGCCTGCTCCTGGAGAAGGTCGTCGCCGAGATGAAGTCCCGCATCTCGGCCCGGACGCACAAGGAGACCCAGCGTCGCAAGAACGCGCTGGAGTCCTCCTCGCTGCCGGCCAAGCTGGCTGACTGCCGCTCCACCGACCACGACAAGACCGAGCTGTTCATCGTTGAGGGCGACAGCGCCCTGGGCACCGCCAAGCTGGCCCGCACTTCCGACTACCAGGCACTGCTGCCGATCCGCGGCAAGATCCTCAACGTGCAGAAGGCCTCCGTCTCGGACATGCTCAACAACGCCGAGTGCGGGGCGATCAT from Ornithinimicrobium cryptoxanthini includes these protein-coding regions:
- a CDS encoding MFS transporter, with the translated sequence MTSATPSSSEALTRPERLDRLPFTRKHGRLVLGSGIGWALDAMDVGLISFIMAALIGQWALSPTEVSWLGSIGFVGMALGASLGGLLADRIGRRSVFALTLLVYGLATGASALAGGLAVLLVLRFIVGLGLGAELPVASTLVSEFAPAKIRGRMVVILEAFWAVGWLLAALIAYFVVPLSDDGWRWAFALGVVPALYAVVVRRGLPESVRFLEAKGRHAEAEAVVRDFEESAGVAAPMQQAPAQESPGLTSYDSGPQGGESTATTTAAQPGLGDLFGAVLRRRTTALWVTWFGVNFAYYGAFIWIPSLLFTEGFTLVKSFQFTLIITLAQLPGYALAAVLIEVWGRRATLATFLAASAVSAVAFGQAESDTTLLVAGCALSMANLGAWGALYAVTPEVYPTQVRATGAGWAAAFGRIASIIAPLLVPVLHRAGGLGLIFAVLGAAFLMAMVAALFLPEMTGEELVD
- a CDS encoding DUF456 domain-containing protein, whose translation is MSAVEWIVAALMVVGLIGIVIPVLPGLLLILVGVVIWAFELQHEAAWWVMGISIALFLACMVLEFLIPGKRMRRAGVRTSTLVIGVLVAIVCAFLIPVVGALIGFPLGIYLVERGRRGGHAQAWSATKHALKAVGLNILIEGATAVIIIGLWVAAVIFWT
- a CDS encoding DUF7455 domain-containing protein — protein: MNTTLAPELTVSDRCDRCGAQAYIRATLGDGLELLFCAHHGRKHIEKLRDLGDDVRIQDESHRLHEPAGAPEPLGAE
- a CDS encoding DNA gyrase/topoisomerase IV subunit B gives rise to the protein MAQDYSARHLQVLEGLEAVRKRPGMYVGSTDSRGLMHCLWEIIDNSVDEALGEFGDRIEVILLADGSVEVRDNGRGIPIDVEPRTGLTGVEVVFTKLHAGGKFGGGSYTASGGLHGVGASVVNALSARLDVEVDRGGKTHLMSFRRGEPGVFTDRGEPSPDAPFEPFERTSELRTKGRLKRGVTGTRIRYWADEQIFLKSAQFSYDELVSRARQTAFLVPGLTMVLRDERGEDPSQEEFTYDGGITEFAEFLAADPPVTDTWRLQGSGTFTETVPVLDSKGHMTPKEVERDCAVDVAVRWGSGYETTARSFVNIIATPKGGTHVAGFEQAVLKVFKKQLETNARRLKVGNDKVEKDDILAGLTAVVTVRLAEPQFEGQTKEVLGTSAVRSIVSKVVETELLGVLTSTKRDLKSQSSLLLEKVVAEMKSRISARTHKETQRRKNALESSSLPAKLADCRSTDHDKTELFIVEGDSALGTAKLARTSDYQALLPIRGKILNVQKASVSDMLNNAECGAIIQVIGAGSGRSFDLEMARYGKVIIMTDADVDGAHIRTLLLTLFFRYMRPLVEAGRVFAAMPPLHRIEVSATGRRPREMIYTYSEQEMRKTVASLTRQGRTIKQPMQRYKGLGEMDADQLAETTMDPRHRTLRRVTLDDAAEAEAVFDLLMGSDVAPRKDFIISRSDELDRDRIDA